Proteins from a genomic interval of Ferrovibrio terrae:
- a CDS encoding M16 family metallopeptidase — MRRFVIAVLLLASSLLWAALPAAASPKIERIKTPLGIEVWFVREPSIPILSLQATWRGGSSSEPAGQEGLAQLATGLLNEGAGDLSADDFQIALQESAVDMGFSTERDYTTATIRTLTVNRARAFDLLKLALTAPRFDDEPVQRVKAQARVAYERSRTSPNALVGERFAQLAYGDHPYGRRSAPSTESLERIDRAALAGFTTSLLARSNLVIGAVGDVAPEDLARLVDTSFGSLPMQASVTLPVPVVPKTAAQPVVIPFPNPQSILLFGAPGIAREDPDWYAATVLNQVLGGGGMTSRLFEEVREKRGLVYSVGTQLAPYKAAALVSGSLATSNAQVGDALKLVRAELARVAKEGVTDRELAAAKSYMTGSFPLRLNSNAAIAGMLVAIQNTGLPPDYIDAYPGLINSVTQDDIRRVAERLFARNDYLVVVVGQPAGLETPASGKQGG, encoded by the coding sequence ACGCCGCTCGGCATCGAAGTGTGGTTCGTGCGCGAGCCCAGCATTCCGATCCTGTCGCTGCAGGCGACCTGGCGCGGCGGATCCTCGAGCGAACCGGCCGGACAGGAGGGCCTTGCCCAACTCGCCACCGGCCTGCTGAATGAAGGCGCGGGCGACCTCTCGGCCGATGATTTCCAGATCGCGCTGCAGGAATCCGCCGTCGATATGGGGTTCAGCACCGAGCGCGATTACACCACGGCGACGATACGCACGCTCACCGTCAATCGGGCACGCGCCTTCGACCTGCTGAAACTGGCATTGACGGCGCCGCGGTTCGATGACGAGCCGGTGCAGCGCGTGAAGGCCCAGGCCCGTGTGGCCTACGAACGCAGCCGCACCAGCCCAAATGCCCTGGTGGGCGAACGTTTTGCCCAGCTGGCCTATGGCGATCATCCCTATGGTCGCCGCTCGGCGCCGAGCACCGAAAGCCTTGAGCGCATTGATCGCGCGGCGCTGGCGGGTTTCACGACGTCTCTGCTGGCCCGCTCAAACCTCGTGATCGGCGCCGTTGGCGATGTGGCGCCCGAGGATCTCGCCCGGCTGGTCGATACCAGCTTCGGTTCGTTGCCAATGCAGGCTTCAGTGACTCTGCCGGTGCCGGTGGTGCCCAAAACCGCCGCGCAGCCGGTGGTGATTCCGTTCCCCAATCCGCAGAGCATCCTGCTGTTCGGTGCGCCCGGCATCGCCCGCGAGGATCCGGACTGGTATGCCGCTACCGTGCTGAACCAGGTGCTGGGCGGCGGCGGCATGACCTCGAGGCTGTTTGAGGAAGTGCGCGAAAAGCGTGGCCTGGTCTACTCGGTCGGCACCCAGCTTGCGCCTTACAAGGCCGCGGCGCTGGTCAGCGGTTCGCTCGCCACGTCGAATGCACAGGTCGGCGATGCGCTGAAACTGGTGCGCGCCGAACTGGCTCGCGTGGCCAAGGAGGGCGTCACCGACAGAGAGTTGGCGGCTGCGAAATCCTACATGACCGGCTCCTTCCCGTTGCGCCTCAACTCTAATGCAGCGATCGCCGGCATGCTGGTGGCGATTCAGAATACCGGCCTGCCGCCCGATTACATCGATGCCTATCCCGGCCTCATCAACAGCGTGACGCAGGACGATATCCGCCGCGTGGCCGAGCGTCTGTTTGCGCGCAACGACTATCTCGTGGTTGTTGTCGGCCAGCCGGCCGGACTCGAAACGCCGGCCAGCGGAAAGCAGGGGGGCTGA